In Tachysurus fulvidraco isolate hzauxx_2018 chromosome 9, HZAU_PFXX_2.0, whole genome shotgun sequence, the sequence TAATCTCACCACACTGGTGCAAACTTTCCTGCTAATTAAAAGTCTGTTACAAAGCTGAGTTTTATTCCATCTGATGCTGGACGATTCGTCTGTCTGATTAATACAAAATTCATGTCTTCGATAAAGTAAAACAGGctacattgtaaaaaaaaatcttttttgtttcaATGTAAACGGTTATACATTTACAGAAGATTGGTTtaaaaattattggcacccctacaTAGCTAGCTGTCTAAAGAGTGAATATGGGTTAAATAACGGTTAATAAGTCACTCTGACACACGTTAATGCATGTGCATGACTGTTCTGATGTGGATGCATGGCCTCATTAACTTCCCGTTCTCTTTGTCAGATCTTTCTATAAGCACTTCATACACAAGCGCTCCTAGCATGTCTTTAACTGCAGACACCGGTAAGCAGGAGCATTTCCACATTGCTGTATGCTATCTGCTCAAGCTCTCAAACTTACtagcatgtgtgtctgtgtgtgtgtgtgtgtgtctgtgtgtgtgtgttctaaccACTTCCTGCCTCTGTGCTGTTACTAGTTCAAACTACTTCACCAGCTACAACTTCACCAACCACCACCAGCACACCTACGGGTAAGGTTCAGTACTGGGTGTATACACACCCAGTAACTATACACACCCCTTAAATAATAGTTTGTTAAACACTTTTTGTTAAATCACAGTTcagatgcagttttttttatatggttTGGTCATTTAATTCCAGTCTTTATTGCAATACTGTTCCATACCAATCAGATTCCACAGGGCTTTGTTGGGATTCAGATCTGACCTCTGAATGGACTTTTTCTAAAGTTGTTCCTTTGTTGGTGTGGATGTATGCTCTGAGTTGTTATTGCGCAGGAGGTGAAGTTTTACGAGAACTGAACTGATTCGAGCTTCAATCACAGCTGAAGAGATGCAGCACTATTACACAATAGtggatgctgccaccaccatgcttcaccatgCTGTGGTGTTCTGGGCTGATCAGAggccttattattattttaaacatatattttagcTTCAAGCATAAACAGTTCTATTTGATCCCATTAGACCACATGGAAACCACGGAGAAGATTGTACAGGAACAGTTgatcttatatttttattattttaattaacgtAATCACTTTTTGACCGGGAGTTTGAATGCTGTTGATTAATTCTGAGCACAGTCGCAGTCCACATAGAATGttgtgcatatttatttatgcagatttgatcattttattctCCTACAATGTTTCAGTTTGCTTTTCACTCGAATGTTAGACATTAAAGGTGCAAAAAGATCTCAGGTTTAATTTTTCCTATCACAGAAACCTGTACTGTAAACAATTGTGTGTagacaggggtgtgtagacagggGTGTGAAAACCTTTTACTCTGTGTATGACATCTCGTCAGTCTGTGCCTTGCATTACTTCTTTCTCCTTTGTGTTGCGCTATGTGAAACTGTTCTGTCCTCGTCATCAATTACTCACAAACCGATTTATCCACAGCTGCTGCTACTAATCCTCTGTCCATCCATTCACGCAAGGGTAAGATGTACTTTCTCATGAAGGTCTTGATGTGCTTGTCTTCACATTGCGAAGCTACATGTACTATGCTGAGGTGCCAAGTCAAGTGTGACCATCGAATGAAGCACAGGCTAATTTCTTAatggtttttctttcttttttttcatttctatccCTATACAGTGTATACACTGCTATATAATTActttatgtattatttgttgtgtctcacactcacactgagaTTTTCTCTCTTTAGTAGACACTTGTGAAGTTTTGAAGATACCTTCGTCACAGAATGTTATGCAATCCCATATAAATGAACTCCTTCAgacttttcctttttctttttctagctttttttttgcacagtgaCACTTTTTGCTAAAGTTTTGGCTAAAAAAAATgctccagttctgatgctcaggTGCTCATTGTATGTTCCTCAAGTGGTGTACggtagaggtcttctcaggtctaaaaaaatgtacccgacccgaagtgacccaaatcactttttacccgaacccgacgtgcgcatatatatatttttaagaaagacccgacctgagacaaacccgaaaaaattagacccgagtccgacccgatctgacggcaattttttttttacccgactggacccgaatgatACTTTAGTGTAACCGCTACAgcatggattcaaaattgacgattcacacgatgtcgcaagtggtcttggcaaacagaggagaggttggtaggactcgatgcacacacacgagatacagtagttcgggtcttctcgagtccgttaattaaaaacacattcattttaaattacccgagacccgatgccgctattattatacccgacccgtgtccgaggcacacgtcaaattttagacccgaacctgctcgggttttcggatctaagtgcacccgtgaagacctctagtgtacGGCGGTCAGCACCAGACTGTGGCACACTCcgaataataaaaacagcagcattGCTAAGGAGCTTCATGGTTAATAGTTCAAAAGATGTAAATTCTTGAAACATGACACTAGAAACTGATAAGATTTGTTAGAAAACATCTGCAAGACCGCCGCCCTTAAAGTTCTCCCTGAGACTCTGTGGGATTAGAAAGGTATTTGTAATTAGGGTTGGAAGTGTAGTCAGATCCAGCTAGATGTTTGGTTGATGTTTGGTTGCTAGACATTTGGTTGTTTCAAAAATAAAGACTTAACATTTGATATATAATGTTGTGAATTTTTAGTGTAACCCAGTACGAGGCAGCTGAGAAACATAAATTTTGCAGTTGCCACTTTTGTGAACACTAGGTTAAATGATAAATGGAGTACTGGACTAAGGCAAATAGAGTGATTCTAGTGAGGAGGTACTCCAAAGATCTGCCCTGTTGGCTAGCTATCTGTATTTATCTGAGAAAAAAATTtgcagtcagtcagtcagttttCCGATTTATATACGGAAAAATGTGATATTTGGAGGAATGTAATAATTACCTTATTTGAAATTGATTGTGCTGGATTATATGGATTATGGAAATGCAATAAGTTGCAAAAATTGTCACTGTCCaaatactttttacattttataattcattttcataatcattgttttgtttcattttcatttattcattaatcatgttgttgtttttaatcagtTCATTATAATTGGTCATTTAATCAAGTTATTGATAACTCTAGATTCATCACGTTCATTACCTTCCTGTTAAAGCAGTCAGAcgtttttcattttctcatgaCTTTATTTAGATTATTTCTTTGTCGTTAGCCGTTTAGTTCATTTCTTTGTCATTATCAAGTGACCTCAGTTCTTACTAAATATTCCACAGTTCTGCATTTCCTCATTTCTTCTTTCTAACCTatacaaaaaacaaaggaaCCTGACactctgtacatttctgtaTGTATCTACAGATCTCACTAGGAATCACAAACTGTTTTATGTTTACTGTGTTGTATATGGTCATAATATGATTTTGTCAGAATGATCAATAACACCCTGCTTTTCCATTCTCACTCACCTGTCCATTGGCTGCCGCAGAGAAAGGGACAGCTGTGCTTTTTTGGTCCTTACTGCGGCTACCTCCACGCTCctctgctcctcctccttctcagCCTCCAGTTGTTCCTGCTGGTAGAAGTTCCAAAACTTCTCTTGGTTTTATCTCCACTCCTCTTATTTGGCCTGTAAGAAAGAAACCAGAGACCATAGTAACACAGGCCCCTAAATACTCTGCTATACACATGACTAAAGCACCTCCTTTACCGATGAAAGCCATAACGTACATGTCCCCTGAGCCGAGAATTTCTGAAGCTTTAACCAACGCCAAGAAAACTAACTTTACAACTAGAAGGCCAACCTATTCCCATGCACTGTGGCCACATAACCAGACTGAAAAGGGGGATTCCTTCCAAGTTGTATCAGTCAGTAATCGTAAGACTAAGTCACTGACTCCACAGTGGGACCTGAGTGAGAGCAATGAGAACAGCTCTGAAGAACTCGATTTTCCATCAGGGTTTGGCTCAGAGTCATTTCTGTATGATATTGATTTAGATGAGAATCTTTTCAGTTTATTTGAATTCGATTCTACCTACTCTCTCGATGAAGGCCTGACCACTACCAGCCCAGACATATCACTGTTAGAATTTGCAAGTGCTCCTACTACCCCAGACAATGCCTCCTTTGAACAAGTTGAAACACAGAACAGCATGATGCTTATCAAAGCTCCAGGAGGGTCAGATGTGCAAATGAACCAAACTGGACTGAGCAGAATAACTGGACAAACAACAGAGCCTCCCTCTCCCTCAAGACCATCAATATCCCCAGCCTCCTCAGACTTAATGAGCACTGTGCCCTGGGATCTCCCAGTGGTTACAGGTACACGGTGCATCTTTACAGATGTTAGGAGGTATTACCAAGGGTGTGTCAAGGTGCCAACTATGTCTCCAACAGTCATTGCACATGGGCAGACAGGAACTTTAGAGGAACAGTATAAATTTACAGAAACCACTCCTATCATAACTGTCTCACTAAAATATCCATCTGATGATATCCTTTATCAAACAGAGTTGTTCACAGATCCTTTGACAGACGGTAATTACCCTATTCGAAGTAGTGATCCCTTCAGAGCAGAGGCACCAAGGCCAACACCTTCAATGGAGGTTCAGCATGAATATGCCATCAGGCCCAGTCCATTGTCCCTTGCTACCCTTTCCTCAGCTCCAACAGATGGCACTTCAGAACACTTCCTTGCCTCTGGTGCAAACGATAGTGGAGACCTGACTCTGTCCCAATCAGAGAATTTATTTATCTCAACCCTCAACCCAGTCTACTTTAACTCTGTGAGTACCCCTAGCTTTGTTGCTCCATACTTCCTCACTGAGAGTACAATTGCTGAATCGTCTGTGGTTGGACAGCCTACATTAGACACACTTCATGGGCTGGAGCCATCACAAGTAAATAGACCTCTTGAGCCTATATACAGGCAAAAAGACAATAATTCTTCAATGGTTGATCAGTCGGGTCTGTCATATGCCTTTAATATATCTGTCAGTGGCAGGTCTGAGATCCTGACAGACATATGGGACATCTCTCCTTCTTCACCCCTTAATTCAAATTTGGAAATGAGATCACACAGGGATGATGGATTGCTCATGTTTAGTTCAACCTCTGACAACAATTTTGACACATCTCCTGTTTTACTGGATTCTTTGAAAGCTACAGAAGTGGTCAGTGTCACAGAGGAAGGGGGCTATGCACGAAATCAGGCAGCCCTGTCTGACCTTTCTGTCTCCTCACCATCACCATCCCTCTCACTCACTATGCTTCTGGACTTCCAAAGAAGACTGTCTGTATCTCAGAGCTTAAAGGGGACTTCAAATTATTTTGATGACTCTCAAGAGCATTCAGAGATGCTGCAGCTTTCAAAACTACTCGCAGATGAATCTGTATTCTCTTTTCAGTCTCAGAAAGATTTTGATGAATTTAACCCCATTCTTGAAACACAACTTTTCCCTGACATACCAGCTAACAGCTACGTGTATATGAGGACCTACAGTGAAAATTACATTAGCACTAGCAAACCACAAATACCAATTCATCCAACAAGCACTTACAGCAACGATAGAACAGCTGAACCCAGTACAATTGTTCCAGAGCACACTGGAGCCAATACATTCACTATCTCACAATCTAAGCTGTTGAGCAAAGACGGCTCTCTGATGTCCAGTTCAATTTCTCCAATGACCTCAACCTTGATTGTGGATGTACCACATCAACCAAACACAGAACATCACTACATGCCAGGTTTTCCTCAAGTAACCAGTGGATTTCATCATGCTTTCACCTTTCCCATCAGACAGTCATGGCCTTCAACATTAGAAGCAAGTGTACATAGCCTTGCTCTAGACATTCACCCAGTGGATACTAGTTTTGCAATTGAGGACCTTCAGGATACTAAACATGTTCAGTTCTCAACAACAGAGCAGCTTTTTTGGTCTGAGAATGAATCAGCAAAGCCCTCCAGCAATAGCAACAATGTCCTGATTGTTCGTCCCATCACCACAGATAGAGAAATGCATCCATCTCCCCCGGCTGCTTACGACCAGTCCTTTGTCTCCACAAATGGCACGCTTCCTCTGGCTTCCCCTCCTAATGGAGTCATTGCAGACTTTCACTCAGTGCCTACTGATGCCACCCATGGAACCACTACAGACACATCCGAATTTATCCCATGCCCATGTAAAACGTTTTTTCACAGTTCTTGCCATTGTGGACTTTCATCTGGGAACAGTATGTTTTACAATAACGACATAGACCTTAGAAAGAGTTGTAGATCCTTCTCAATCATATCTCTGCTGCTGATCACAGAATGATGGTGTAAAGGGGAGAATCAGCTTGTTCTATTGTCCAGATTTTAGAAAGATATTGATTGTGTTTTAGTGGAAGTAGATAGATATTAACAGTagttttcacaaaaaaacatttctgtatgtTCTTCACGCTACTTAGCTTCtccatctgatttttttgttttgttttctttcttaggAGACCGCTATACCAAATGTTTCTAGAACTTTCacatgtttaaaagaaagaGATGTGTGAGAACACGTTGCTAAATCGATTGCTTTGTGGTGAATGTATTTAACTTCCTGTTGTCTCCTAAGAAGGTTGTGGCATGGAGTAGAGATGCACTGAGCTTTAATCCTACACTAACAATGTAAAACATGACTGCCATCATGTGATGGCTGTGGGGCATAGCAGCAGGCTGCTTCAACCAGACCACTCAGTCAGGTGTATAATAGCGTTTGAAGGACCCGTATTCTAAAACTTGttcaactttttatttttatctttttgaaAAACACAGCCAGATTTTACTGCCATAAGAATGAACATAAGtatgattacacacacatactgcctGTGTGTAATATATCAGGAGATAAATTTAGACGACTGCTACAGAAATACgctattatactgtatgttcggGTAAACAGACAAGCTGTAATGTTACAGCAGAAATATCTCACTCAAATCGAGAATCTAAAACTAGCGCAATACCACAAAATTgggatatttattattttatttccaggATTAAATTTATTCATTCTAAATATTGAATTAGCTATAGTGAATGAGATTGTTTATAGATATGCTAAGTGGTCTAATTTGTGTAGgggcttatatatatataaaaccttttcTACAGCCAGCAACAGCACagtctatttctttttccttctttttacgATTTCAATTCACTTTATATGTAAATGTTCTGTAAGTTGCTATAGTCATATCACAACTATACAGAATTTATAATTTGCTGTCAGCTTTGTTTATATAGATTGAGAAAATCAGGTTTCTAAGATACGGGccttttaaatgaataatgattAAGAGTACGCGGTTTTGGATGACAGGatgaaatgaaaagtaaataGGATTTATGAATCATTTTATTAGTGTCATCTCTTTTATTTTCCTACTGCTGTGCTTCACGGTCTACTGCACAACTAAAAGATTTCATCACTACTAACTTTCGTCACGTTTATGCTCTTGAATAAACTGATCTTTGCTCCTATTTGAATTTTCAGAGTTTACCTTCTACAGGATTGCTTTTGTATCAGATGATCTACAAATCACAGATGAAGCGCTAGAACAATGGGTATGAGTTCGCTGTAAATCTACTCTACAACTCTATACTACAGTGTCGTGCTAAGATATTTACACTGTGTAtcttgttgtgtttgtgctttcCTACAGTTGAATCAAACTTTCCTGGACTGGAATCAGACTATTTATGTAACGAATGTCAGGTGAGAAACGGTCACTAATCTTCTGATGTCACTGGATAACAACAGATAttcacattgttgttgttgttgttgtttgtgttatcaCTGTACTCATATTCACTTTAGCATTCTTACCGGCACTGACTCCTCTGGGATGACAATCAACAGGTAAAGCATTACACTTTTACTTctacttacacactatacactccTTATGTATTAAGGGACTTAAtctgtgttattgttgttgttgtggtttttcCAGATACACTGCTCTGCTGGTGTATAGAAACACTACAGGCAAACTTCTGACTGCCGCTGACATCAAGAACAGGCTGAAGAGCTTTCCTGCAGGCAGCTTTACGTTAGAGAACATCGACGTCAATGCAGTCGGTATGAACTTTAGTCAAATTTCGGtctaatttagatttttaaacCTTATTATTGATCTCCTAGAAATTATAAAAGCGATTGATCAAATGTGATAAAACTCAACAGAGCCTTCAAATGAGTCCTTAGTCATTTTTCTGATTAAATATTATGAATCTTGGAGTGATTATTTTAAACACGTTAATAATTTAGAGTACCATATGTGCgtactttgtcatttttatgacATTATAACTGATGTATCTGAATCCTTCTACAGAAAACTGTCAGGCGGAGGAGACGCCACTGCATTATAAATGGCCGGAGAGCAGACCGTCAGTCACTTATTTCATTCCCTGCTTCCCATACAAAGAACAGAACGCATCCAGGACATGGTGTGTAGACACTGGACCTTACCTTTTAAACAAAAACTTCTGCACTGATTATATAGATGTCAGGGTTCACAAACATATAAACCCCTTAACATACGTCAGAacaagtttgtttttctctctcagcaAAATCAACGCAGACAATTATTCATCATTCTGGGACCAGCCAAACCTCTTGAACTGCAAAGATATAGAAGAAATTGAAGTTTCACAAGGTGACATTGTGTTCTTTTAGCTCTTAAATTGAGATGGATAGTGTCGGTAAATTCATAACATCACATAAACTGcttttaacagaaaatgctGCAGACGTTGCGGTTCAACTCGCCGACATCACAAACAACGGGCTTTCCACCACGGAGCTGTCGAAGGTTGTTAGCGTGGTGACCAAGCTGGTGAATGTGGCACGAATTAACGTCACCTTGGCTTCCACTGTGGTCAACATCATTTCCAACGTGATGATCAGCTCCGAGGCCATGCAGCTGGCTGCCTCAGaaatgtaggattttttttttttttatctcagccAGATCAGGACACTGGGGTTTAACTACAGTCAGCCACTTACTTAAAGCACAAGCACTTGCAGTTAAGCCTGACAAACAagtcaataaaacaaataagtttTCTCTGAATATATTCTTTCAGGGCACTAAGAACCATGGACAAGTTGGTGCAGAAGATCGAGTTTGATGGTCCTTCACTGACCATCACCTCCAAGAACTTGGCAGTGGGAATCTCAGCTATTAACTCCAGCAGTTTTAACGGAGCTAATTTCAGTGCCTTCATGGCTCTAAACTCCTCAGACCCTCAGGTACACCAATCTGTACTGTCTACATAGGCTGCCTGTGCTCCATGCTCGTTCTCTAACAGTTAATCCAGAGCAAGATAACATGCTTCTGTGcactcttgctgtctctctgtatcAGATCGATTTGGAGTCAGAGGTCGAGAACTCCTTAGCGAGTGTCTCACTACCTGCCACTTTGCTCCATAACCTGAGTGAGGCAGATGTTGAGATCATCTCCAGAATTCACTTCATGTTCTTTAGTAAAACAGGGCTGTTCCAGGTGAGTGTTAACCTGAACCCAGTTTTTCAGCCACATGCATTTGGATTATACTGTAATTAAACTGCTTTGCTAGCATGAGTTATACATTCTGCATGATATTGAATACACATACTGTTCCTCATGAGGAATCTAACTTCTAGACATTCTGATGAAttttgtatttacagtattatgGATCATTAATGGTAAGGTCATAGATTTCTGGTGATTGTGTAAACTAACATATAACCTGtaacatataaaatgtttaagtaGAATATTAGTAGAATATTATCAAAAACTGAGGTTTGTTCAtcttaaatgtatattaataaacagATGTCACTCTCATGTCACTCTGACATTACTCTGACATCACACTGACATCTCTCTGACGTCACTCTGAAGTCACTCTGATGTCATTTTGGCATCACTCTGTTGTCACTCTGACATCACTCTGTTGTCACTCTGACATCACTCTGAAGTCACTCTGATATCACTCTGACGTCACACCTCCTGGTCGCAGAGCAGTCTGTAGTCCAAAGTGCTTCTTGGAGTAATCCAGGATTTATGATTGTTTTCCATCAAATCAGACACCTTATCTAGTCAAAATAAGCCGTTGTGttacatttaaatatctaatattaattttgaaatgttatattattttaatctttatattaaccgtttgttttatgtttatgttctgtaaagctgctttgagacaatgtcaattgttaaaagcgctatacaaatacatttgaattgaattgttagCAGTAAGGATCTAATATTCTACTTATATGTTTGTATTATATAACAACAGTGTCCTGTATCTTTGTTAATAATACttgtataaaaacatttctttgcTAAGTACGACCTTAAATTCAGCAATAATCAGGGATCTCTGATCGAAAAGAGATATATTTGTTTACAGTGAAGAGCATAAAGAGATGATTCTgatctaatacacacacagggagattACACACTCGATCCATCTTTAAAAAAACTTAACTAGATGCTTACACACTGACAGTGTAGTCTGTGAGCACAGTTCAGATCTGAAAAAATGTCAAAGTGAAAGCTGTCGTGTGGAGCAGGAAGCAGGAACCTGAGACGAACCTGTAGGAGGAGCTTTGAGTTCAGGTGCTCTGGTGAACACAATTCGTACTCAAGTCTGCAGGACGTAAAGTAACCCAGATGTGTGTTTTAGCTGATGACGACATCATTATTTTCTACAAAATGCATGTAAATTGAGGGTTAGGGGGACATCAAGGAGTTGAGACACCTCATCTCCCACAGAAAATAAGCCCAGTGTGAAAATCTCCTCATACACCTTGAATGGACCAAAAGTGTGAACAAAGTAAAAAGGACCCAGTTCTTCCTTATGATCCTTTTATGCTCCATTAAAGCAGTAATGGAGTCACAGATCCCTTTGTGTTCATGCTATTGCTTTTTGGGTTCTAGTCCTCCCTCAGTGCTGTGCAGAACTTCTTGCCTCCTGATGTCCACTTGACATCATTCAACCATCCATAATGACATCAAACACTGACGATCCATTCTGATCAAAACaccatgaaaaaataaaactttaaatgcTGATAAGAAACATCTctttcacacagacagtaaaaGACATCGATGGGAATGAAACAGCTTTTACAGATCCCTGATTGTTGCTCTTATTTGTTTCTAATCTAATGTCTAGATGTCACTAAACCTAGGATTTAATCTAAACATGAAGATTAGTATGGATTTATTGTGTCCTTGTCTCCTGTAGGACCAGCAGGACAACGGCATGTCCTTGAACAGTTACGTGGTGGCCAGCAGTGTGGGAAACTTTTCCATCAGTAATCTTGAAGATCCTGTGGAAATAGAGATCACTCATCTGCAGAATCAGGTATCAGTTCTTCTGCTTCTGGAGTAAAACTCATGAGAGAAGACGAGCGATTTCCTTTCCGCACAACACATTATCTTAAAAAAACCCCTGTCAGATTCTGATGTCCTGCTGCACTGCTCATGTTCTCACTGTTTATCTAAAGAGTAATGAGCTGAGTGATTGATCCTGAACTGGTGAATAATCATAAACCAGTGTAACTGAGTTTCATTTACTTACATAGCTGCTATGAATTTGTTAGTAATAAACTTAAACCcttctgcttttttttagtGGTATCAGAACCGACTGTGTGTATTTTGGGATTTCAGCATCCAAAGTAAGTGTGTTATGTTTGGTCTTTAGCTGAAGTGTGTGGTTTCTTCCtcttgtgtgtgtcagagtgcaGCATTACTCTGAATTTAATCTGTTCTATAGATGGTACAGGAGGCTGGAACAGTGAGGGGTGTCGGGTCAGTGCCCAGTCCAACAGCAACAAGACAATCTGCCTGTGTAACCACTTAACACACTTCGGGGTTCTGATGGTGAGATACAGCTCCTCTTCATCATGGGGTTAAATCAGacagcataataataatgagccagaaagacagacagacaattggTGAGTAAGAtagacagtcacacagacagacagacagtcagttagtgagtcagacagacaaatagactgACAGACAGTTGGTCAGTCAGAAAGATATTAAgccagacagatagacagacaggtggtCAGTCAAACAGACTATCAGTCAGATagtcaaacagacagacagacagacaggtggtcAGTCAgaaagacagtcagacagacaggtggtcAGTCAAACAGACAGTCGATCAGTCAGATagtcaaacagacagacaggtggtcAGTCAAACAGACAGTCGATCAGTCAGATagtcaaacagacagacaggtggtcAGTCAgaaagacagtcagacagacacacagtcgaTCAGTCAgatagtcagacagacaggcaggcaggcataAATGATCAAGATCATTTTACAGTTTGGAAAACATGGCTGTAAACCATTTATCCTGGAATGTAAAAGTTTTCCACATAAATGTTCATGGATGAAGAAGCTTAGCTCAAAGCTCAGTTGTGGATTTGATCTGTGTGCTCGTGTAGGACCTGAGTGGATCTGCAGTAACGATGAACGAAGGGAACACCAAGATTCTCACCTTCATCACGTACATCGGCTGTGGCTTGTCAGCCATCTTTTCAGCTGTAACCATCCTAACTTATGTTGCCTTCGAGTGAGTTACTCCTTAAATGTCTTCAAGTATTTAAGATCATTTAAGATGTCTG encodes:
- the adgrg6 gene encoding adhesion G-protein coupled receptor G6; this encodes MVSFISGRWWRWKFWNVLQVSLILICAVRTVLSCQTECDETLTSSSGTFISPCYPYDYPPSLTCKWTLQAPAGFVLQLNFLDFELEEAQGCIYDKVVVDTGGNTVKFCGLTANGLTLNSSTNVMVVTFYSDFSVQKKGFSISYRQVAVSLRNQKVTFPQNPKDVVLVSSSVSIPALSQFTICFEIAGQTQTGSGFIFSYTGKEPYLSFGNSGNALELIIGNVTCPVHDMVTLADFIGSMQPFCITWSNTNGAVAVYFKGNYQVKLCSASVGMRTEIGGSFELGRGKKQGQNYDGLIYNFRLWNSAMSYPELSALTCDTVGNVVDWDNSFWNIPASYAQSDSSLSCICFPQCVHLTTTLSSSGTTVPATTSQTTSCASSGVSCPASLTTTTSSTVNTNTIPTNARTNDLSISTSYTSAPSMSLTADTVQTTSPATTSPTTTSTPTAAATNPLSIHSRKGKMYFLMKVLMCLSSHCEATCTMLRCQVKCDHRMKHRLIPFSLTCPLAAAEKGTAVLFWSLLRLPPRSSAPPPSQPPVVPAGRSSKTSLGFISTPLIWPVRKKPETIVTQAPKYSAIHMTKAPPLPMKAITYMSPEPRISEALTNAKKTNFTTRRPTYSHALWPHNQTEKGDSFQVVSVSNRKTKSLTPQWDLSESNENSSEELDFPSGFGSESFLYDIDLDENLFSLFEFDSTYSLDEGLTTTSPDISLLEFASAPTTPDNASFEQVETQNSMMLIKAPGGSDVQMNQTGLSRITGQTTEPPSPSRPSISPASSDLMSTVPWDLPVVTGTRCIFTDVRRYYQGCVKVPTMSPTVIAHGQTGTLEEQYKFTETTPIITVSLKYPSDDILYQTELFTDPLTDGNYPIRSSDPFRAEAPRPTPSMEVQHEYAIRPSPLSLATLSSAPTDGTSEHFLASGANDSGDLTLSQSENLFISTLNPVYFNSVSTPSFVAPYFLTESTIAESSVVGQPTLDTLHGLEPSQVNRPLEPIYRQKDNNSSMVDQSGLSYAFNISVSGRSEILTDIWDISPSSPLNSNLEMRSHRDDGLLMFSSTSDNNFDTSPVLLDSLKATEVVSVTEEGGYARNQAALSDLSVSSPSPSLSLTMLLDFQRRLSVSQSLKGTSNYFDDSQEHSEMLQLSKLLADESVFSFQSQKDFDEFNPILETQLFPDIPANSYVYMRTYSENYISTSKPQIPIHPTSTYSNDRTAEPSTIVPEHTGANTFTISQSKLLSKDGSLMSSSISPMTSTLIVDVPHQPNTEHHYMPGFPQVTSGFHHAFTFPIRQSWPSTLEASVHSLALDIHPVDTSFAIEDLQDTKHVQFSTTEQLFWSENESAKPSSNSNNVLIVRPITTDREMHPSPPAAYDQSFVSTNGTLPLASPPNGVIADFHSVPTDATHGTTTDTSEFIPCPCKTFFHSSCHCGLSSGNKFTFYRIAFVSDDLQITDEALEQWLNQTFLDWNQTIYVTNVSILTGTDSSGMTINRYTALLVYRNTTGKLLTAADIKNRLKSFPAGSFTLENIDVNAVENCQAEETPLHYKWPESRPSVTYFIPCFPYKEQNASRTCKINADNYSSFWDQPNLLNCKDIEEIEVSQENAADVAVQLADITNNGLSTTELSKVVSVVTKLVNVARINVTLASTVVNIISNVMISSEAMQLAASEMALRTMDKLVQKIEFDGPSLTITSKNLAVGISAINSSSFNGANFSAFMALNSSDPQIDLESEVENSLASVSLPATLLHNLSEADVEIISRIHFMFFSKTGLFQDQQDNGMSLNSYVVASSVGNFSISNLEDPVEIEITHLQNQWYQNRLCVFWDFSIQNGTGGWNSEGCRVSAQSNSNKTICLCNHLTHFGVLMDLSGSAVTMNEGNTKILTFITYIGCGLSAIFSAVTILTYVAFEKLRRDYPSKILMNLSTSLLFLNMTFLLDSWLASYEIQGLCMAVAAFLHFFLLTSFTWMGLESVHMYIALVKVFNTYIRRYILKFCIVGWGLPAVIVALVLASDKNSYGKEFYGNGASGQGLSEFCWIRNKAVFYVTCVAYFCVIFLLNVAMFIVVMMQICGRNGKRNNRTLQEEVLRNLRSVISLTFLLGMTWGFAFFAWGPVNLAFMYLFSIFNSLQGLFIFIFHCALKENVQKQWRRYLCCGKLRLADNSDWSKTATNNTKKVSSDNIGKSLSSSSYGSTTVNWTSKARVTLNPFAKRHSSSGKPYSIQANQKCSTSDSDASSSSSTILPVHQVLDKVKGYCSVRSDNFYKNIILSDSFSHSTKF